The following proteins are co-located in the Bacillus pumilus genome:
- a CDS encoding DUF3388 domain-containing protein, with protein MAKLEWYFEYEIHVNRPGLLGDISSLMGMLSINIVTINGVDVSRRGMLLRCDHTDQIKRLESILNTMETIKVTKLRQPKLRDRLAVRHGRYIQRDADDKKTFRFERDELGLLVDFMAELFKKEGHKLIGIRGMPRVGKTESIVASSVCASKRWLFVSSTLLKQTIRSQLIADEYSPDNVFIIDGIVSTRRGSEKHLQLLREIMRLPATKVVEHPDIFIQNSEYTMDDFDYIIELRNSADEEITYEHAEEPQVFDHSGFSGFDF; from the coding sequence TTGGCAAAGCTCGAATGGTATTTTGAATATGAGATACATGTAAACCGTCCCGGACTTTTAGGAGACATTTCTTCTCTAATGGGGATGCTTTCAATTAATATTGTGACAATTAATGGTGTTGATGTATCAAGACGCGGAATGCTTTTGCGCTGTGACCACACAGATCAAATTAAGCGCCTTGAATCAATTTTAAATACAATGGAAACGATAAAAGTAACAAAATTAAGGCAGCCAAAACTTCGTGACCGTTTAGCTGTTCGTCATGGACGATACATCCAGCGGGATGCTGATGACAAAAAGACGTTCCGTTTCGAAAGGGACGAGCTCGGTCTTCTTGTTGATTTTATGGCTGAACTATTTAAAAAAGAAGGACATAAATTGATTGGGATTCGCGGAATGCCGCGTGTTGGAAAAACAGAATCAATTGTTGCTTCAAGTGTATGTGCAAGCAAAAGATGGCTGTTTGTATCGTCTACTCTTTTGAAACAGACCATCCGCAGTCAGCTGATTGCTGATGAATACAGCCCAGATAACGTCTTTATTATTGATGGAATTGTGTCGACAAGAAGAGGTTCTGAGAAACACTTACAGCTTTTAAGAGAAATTATGAGACTGCCTGCAACAAAAGTGGTCGAGCATCCAGACATCTTTATTCAAAATTCAGAATATACAATGGATGATTTCGACTATATCATTGAACTGCGCAATAGTGCAGACGAAGAAATTACATACGAGCACGCTGAAGAACCACAAGTATTTGATCATTCTGGTTTTTCCGGCTTCGATTTTTAA
- a CDS encoding helix-turn-helix domain-containing protein, producing MTELGKRLVEAREEKGMSLEDLQAATKIQKRYLLAIEQGNYDIIPGKFYVRAFIKQYAEAVGLNPEQLFEEFRKDVPSTYNDEVSDKLSNIKPQRELPKPASKVLELLPTILIIGGILVVIAIIYVIVQAVNQDSGQKNNQTAPQKSESKYEVSEDSSLAKDQKKKEKASSDDKENTSKKDDSSKDDSSKDDEAVSLKATNTEGSTTTYEVSGADEMELTISASQASWLRVRDESGKVLKMGELKDGESFKTDLSELSKIDIRLGNATGIDIKVNDETLKYELDPKDTMTQNIVIVNKGKEKSS from the coding sequence TTGACTGAATTGGGAAAACGGCTCGTTGAGGCCAGAGAGGAAAAAGGGATGTCGCTGGAGGACCTTCAGGCGGCGACCAAAATCCAAAAGCGCTATTTGCTAGCAATCGAACAAGGAAACTATGATATTATTCCAGGTAAATTTTACGTCAGAGCGTTTATTAAACAATATGCCGAAGCCGTTGGACTAAATCCTGAACAATTGTTCGAAGAATTTCGTAAAGATGTACCAAGCACGTATAACGATGAAGTATCTGATAAATTATCAAATATTAAACCGCAGAGAGAGCTGCCAAAGCCTGCCTCGAAGGTGCTGGAGCTATTGCCGACGATCTTAATCATTGGAGGCATCCTTGTGGTGATCGCCATTATATATGTGATCGTGCAAGCGGTCAATCAGGATAGCGGACAGAAGAATAATCAGACAGCTCCTCAGAAATCAGAATCAAAATACGAAGTGTCTGAGGATTCATCACTCGCAAAGGATCAAAAGAAAAAAGAAAAAGCCTCGTCAGATGATAAAGAAAATACATCTAAAAAAGACGATTCATCAAAGGATGATTCATCAAAAGACGATGAAGCTGTTTCTTTGAAGGCCACGAATACAGAAGGATCCACGACAACATATGAAGTGTCAGGTGCAGATGAGATGGAGTTAACCATTTCTGCCTCGCAAGCTTCATGGCTGCGCGTGAGAGACGAATCTGGAAAAGTGCTGAAGATGGGTGAACTGAAAGATGGCGAATCGTTTAAAACAGACCTGTCGGAGCTCTCCAAGATCGATATCCGTCTCGGGAATGCGACTGGAATTGACATCAAGGTCAATGACGAGACACTTAAGTACGAATTAGACCCTAAAGACACGATGACACAAAACATTGTGATTGTGAATAAAGGAAAGGAAAAGTCATCTTAA
- the pgsA gene encoding CDP-diacylglycerol--glycerol-3-phosphate 3-phosphatidyltransferase, with product MFNLPNKITLSRIALIPVFMIIMLAPFDWGVARFGDVSIEVTHLVGAILFIVASTTDWIDGYYARKFNLVTNFGKFLDPLADKLLVSAALIILVQYHLTPAWMAIVIISREFAVTGLRLVLAGGGEVVAANMLGKVKTWAQIIAISALLLHNLPFELVSFPFGDLAMWVAVFFTVVSGWDYFAKNWEALKNSN from the coding sequence ATGTTTAACTTACCGAATAAAATTACTCTTTCTCGGATCGCCTTGATCCCTGTTTTTATGATCATTATGCTTGCACCTTTTGACTGGGGTGTTGCACGCTTTGGTGATGTCAGCATTGAAGTGACTCACCTTGTCGGAGCGATCTTGTTTATTGTGGCTTCGACAACCGATTGGATTGATGGTTACTACGCACGTAAGTTCAATTTAGTGACGAATTTTGGTAAATTTTTAGATCCGCTTGCAGATAAATTGCTTGTTTCAGCTGCTTTAATTATACTTGTTCAATATCACCTCACGCCGGCATGGATGGCCATTGTCATCATTAGCCGTGAATTTGCTGTAACAGGTCTAAGGCTCGTATTAGCCGGAGGCGGTGAAGTGGTAGCGGCCAATATGCTTGGAAAAGTGAAAACATGGGCGCAAATCATTGCGATTTCGGCACTTCTATTGCATAACCTGCCGTTTGAACTTGTATCATTCCCGTTCGGTGATCTTGCGATGTGGGTAGCGGTGTTCTTCACTGTTGTCTCAGGCTGGGATTACTTTGCGAAAAACTGGGAAGCTTTAAAGAATTCTAACTAA
- a CDS encoding competence/damage-inducible protein A, whose protein sequence is MKSERKAEIIAVGSELLLGQITNTNAQFISKQLAEIGVNVYYHTAVGDNPERLKQAIQVAQERSNFIIFSGGLGPTKDDLTKETIANTLGKELVLNEEAFESIQDYFRKTGRDMSPNNRKQALVLEGSDVLVNRFGMAPGMFIQEEDTFYILLPGPPSELHPMFENEAKPLISEKLGLKEKIVSVVLRFFGIGESQLETDLEDLIDAQTNPTIAPLAADGEVTLRLTAKHEDEKETERLLKETEAQILDRVGEYFYGYGDTSLVREVSKALHEHGKTVAAAESLTGGMFSEWLTDLEGASSIFNGSVVCYTNQVKQQVLGCREATLSSHGAVSKECALELAEGIRKLTGSDIGISFTGVAGPASQEGQPVGKVFIGLSTKDQKDVFEWMFTGSRSGIRKRAVKYGLHHLLKLLKES, encoded by the coding sequence TTGAAGTCAGAGAGAAAAGCAGAAATTATTGCAGTCGGTTCCGAACTTTTGCTAGGGCAAATTACGAATACGAATGCACAATTCATCAGCAAACAGCTAGCTGAAATTGGTGTGAACGTTTATTACCACACAGCAGTTGGTGACAATCCAGAGCGTTTAAAACAAGCCATTCAAGTAGCGCAGGAAAGATCTAATTTTATTATATTCTCAGGCGGTCTTGGACCAACAAAAGATGATTTAACAAAAGAAACCATTGCAAATACGCTCGGAAAAGAGCTTGTGCTAAATGAAGAAGCATTTGAATCGATTCAAGACTACTTTCGAAAGACCGGACGTGACATGTCACCGAACAACCGTAAGCAGGCACTCGTTCTAGAAGGATCTGATGTGCTGGTGAACCGGTTCGGGATGGCACCAGGTATGTTTATTCAAGAAGAAGATACGTTTTATATTCTGCTTCCTGGACCACCAAGTGAACTGCACCCGATGTTTGAAAACGAGGCGAAGCCGCTGATTTCTGAGAAACTTGGCTTAAAAGAAAAAATCGTGTCTGTTGTGTTGCGTTTCTTCGGAATCGGTGAATCACAGCTTGAAACAGACCTTGAAGATTTAATCGATGCTCAGACCAATCCGACGATTGCACCGCTTGCAGCTGACGGTGAAGTGACACTAAGGCTCACAGCCAAGCACGAGGATGAAAAAGAAACGGAGCGTCTGTTAAAAGAAACGGAAGCGCAAATTTTAGATCGGGTAGGCGAGTACTTCTACGGATATGGAGATACATCTCTTGTCCGTGAAGTTTCCAAGGCCTTGCACGAACACGGGAAAACAGTAGCAGCCGCTGAAAGTCTGACTGGCGGCATGTTCTCCGAATGGCTGACAGATCTCGAAGGGGCATCATCGATTTTTAACGGAAGTGTGGTTTGTTATACCAATCAAGTGAAGCAGCAGGTGCTTGGCTGCCGGGAGGCAACGTTGTCTTCTCATGGCGCTGTCAGCAAAGAGTGCGCTTTAGAGCTCGCTGAGGGCATTAGAAAGCTGACAGGAAGCGATATCGGTATTAGCTTCACTGGTGTGGCAGGACCTGCTAGCCAAGAAGGACAGCCTGTCGGAAAAGTGTTCATTGGGCTATCCACTAAAGATCAGAAAGACGTGTTTGAATGGATGTTTACAGGCAGTCGATCAGGCATTCGAAAACGCGCTGTGAAATATGGTCTGCATCACTTGCTTAAATTATTAAAAGAGAGTTAA
- the recA gene encoding recombinase RecA yields MSDRQAALDMALKQIEKQFGKGSIMKLGEQTDTRISTVPSGSLALDTALGIGGYPRGRIIEVYGPESSGKTTVALHAIAEVQQQGGQAAFIDAEHALDPVYAQKLGVNIDELLLSQPDTGEQALEIAEALVRSGAVDIVVIDSVAALVPKAEIEGDMGDSHVGLQARLMSQALRKLSGAINKSKTIAIFINQIREKVGVMFGNPETTPGGRALKFYSSVRLEVRRAEQLKQGNDIMGNKTRIKVVKNKVAPPFRIAEVDIMYGEGISKEGEIIDLGSELDIVQKSGAWYSYQEERLGQGRENAKQFLKENKDILLMIQEQIREHYGLDTNGVKATEEEGQEELEFKD; encoded by the coding sequence ATGAGTGATCGTCAAGCAGCCTTAGATATGGCTCTTAAACAAATAGAAAAACAGTTTGGTAAAGGCTCTATTATGAAACTAGGAGAGCAAACAGATACACGTATTTCAACAGTACCTAGTGGTTCGTTAGCACTTGATACTGCGCTTGGAATAGGTGGATATCCTCGCGGTCGTATTATTGAAGTATACGGTCCAGAGAGTTCTGGTAAAACGACAGTGGCACTTCATGCAATTGCTGAGGTTCAGCAGCAGGGAGGACAAGCAGCATTCATCGATGCAGAGCATGCACTAGATCCAGTTTATGCTCAAAAACTAGGTGTCAATATTGATGAGCTGTTGCTTTCTCAGCCGGATACAGGAGAACAAGCACTTGAAATTGCAGAGGCACTTGTCCGCAGTGGTGCAGTTGATATTGTTGTCATTGACTCAGTAGCTGCTCTTGTACCAAAAGCAGAGATTGAAGGAGACATGGGTGATTCACACGTTGGTCTTCAAGCCCGTTTGATGTCTCAAGCACTTCGTAAACTATCAGGTGCTATCAACAAATCGAAAACAATTGCCATCTTTATTAACCAAATTCGTGAAAAAGTAGGGGTCATGTTCGGTAACCCTGAAACAACGCCTGGTGGACGTGCTCTGAAGTTCTATTCATCTGTTCGTTTAGAAGTGCGCCGTGCTGAACAGCTGAAACAAGGCAATGACATTATGGGAAATAAAACAAGAATTAAAGTTGTGAAAAACAAGGTTGCACCGCCATTCCGTATTGCGGAAGTAGACATCATGTATGGTGAAGGAATCTCAAAAGAGGGAGAAATCATCGACCTTGGAAGCGAACTAGATATCGTACAAAAGAGCGGAGCTTGGTATTCTTACCAAGAGGAACGTCTTGGACAAGGCCGTGAAAATGCGAAACAGTTCCTTAAAGAAAACAAAGATATCCTTCTCATGATTCAAGAACAAATCAGAGAACACTACGGTTTGGATACAAACGGAGTGAAAGCAACCGAAGAAGAGGGACAAGAAGAATTGGAATTTAAAGACTAA
- the rny gene encoding ribonuclease Y gives MSPTMFTIISILLSLICLVVGYFVRKTIAEAKISGARNMAEQIVEDAKRDAEALKKEALLEAKDEIHSFRVEAEQEVRERRNELQRQENRLLQKEENLDRKDETLDKRESLLEKRDHSLNERQQHIEEMESKVDDMIRLQKAELERISSLTRDEAKQIILDQVENELSHDIAVMTKESENRAKEEADKKAKNILSLALQRCAADHVAETTVSVVNLPNDEMKGRIIGREGRNIRTLETLTGIDLIIDDTPEAVILSGFDPIRRETARIALDKLVQDGRIHPARIEEMVEKSRREVDDYIREMGEQTTFEVGVHGLHPDLIKILGRLKFRTSYGQNVLKHSIEVAHLAGLMASELGEDAKLAKRAGLLHDIGKAIDHEVEGSHVEIGVELATKYKEHPVVINSIASHHGDQEPTSIIAVLVAAADALSAARPGARSETLENYIRRLEKLEDISESYEGVEKSFAIQAGREVRIMVKPDSINDLEAHRLARDIRKRIEDELDYPGHIKVTVIRETRAVEYAK, from the coding sequence ATGTCGCCTACGATGTTTACGATCATCTCCATTTTGCTGAGCCTAATCTGTTTAGTTGTTGGCTACTTTGTTCGTAAAACCATTGCAGAAGCAAAAATATCCGGCGCAAGAAACATGGCCGAACAAATTGTTGAGGATGCAAAGCGTGATGCGGAAGCATTGAAGAAAGAAGCGCTCTTGGAAGCGAAAGATGAAATTCATTCGTTTCGTGTAGAGGCGGAGCAAGAAGTTCGTGAAAGACGTAATGAGCTTCAAAGACAAGAAAACCGTTTACTTCAAAAAGAAGAAAATCTTGATCGCAAAGATGAAACTTTAGATAAACGGGAGTCCCTGTTGGAGAAGAGAGATCATTCTCTGAATGAACGACAACAACATATTGAAGAGATGGAAAGCAAAGTGGATGATATGATTCGTTTGCAGAAAGCCGAGTTGGAACGCATTTCTAGTTTAACTCGAGATGAAGCGAAACAAATCATTCTGGATCAAGTTGAAAATGAGCTTTCCCACGACATTGCAGTCATGACGAAAGAATCTGAAAACCGGGCGAAAGAAGAGGCTGATAAAAAGGCGAAAAACATTCTTTCACTTGCGTTACAGCGCTGTGCAGCTGATCATGTAGCTGAAACAACGGTATCTGTAGTCAATCTTCCAAATGATGAGATGAAAGGTCGTATTATCGGACGTGAAGGACGAAATATCCGTACGTTAGAAACGTTAACAGGTATTGACCTGATCATAGATGATACACCTGAAGCTGTCATATTATCGGGCTTTGATCCGATTAGACGTGAAACAGCGAGGATAGCTCTGGACAAGCTAGTCCAGGATGGCCGCATTCATCCTGCACGAATTGAAGAAATGGTGGAAAAATCACGCCGTGAAGTCGATGATTATATCCGCGAGATGGGTGAGCAAACGACATTTGAAGTCGGTGTTCACGGTCTGCATCCGGATCTCATCAAAATTCTCGGTCGCTTAAAATTCCGTACAAGTTATGGACAAAATGTCCTGAAGCATTCAATTGAGGTTGCACATCTTGCAGGTCTCATGGCTTCAGAGCTTGGAGAAGATGCGAAGCTTGCAAAACGAGCAGGTCTTCTGCATGACATTGGAAAAGCCATTGATCATGAAGTAGAAGGAAGCCACGTAGAAATTGGCGTTGAGCTTGCGACGAAATATAAAGAGCATCCTGTTGTCATCAACAGTATTGCCTCTCACCACGGTGACCAAGAACCGACATCTATTATCGCTGTTCTTGTTGCGGCAGCTGATGCATTATCTGCAGCACGCCCTGGTGCAAGAAGTGAGACGCTTGAAAATTACATTCGGAGACTTGAAAAATTAGAAGATATCTCTGAATCTTATGAAGGTGTTGAAAAATCGTTTGCGATACAGGCTGGACGTGAAGTACGTATTATGGTGAAGCCAGATTCAATTAATGATCTTGAAGCTCACCGTCTAGCAAGGGATATTCGTAAGCGAATCGAGGACGAGCTCGATTACCCTGGTCACATTAAAGTGACGGTCATTCGAGAAACTCGCGCAGTAGAGTATGCAAAATAG
- a CDS encoding TIGR00282 family metallophosphoesterase: MKILFVGDIVGSPGRDTLKEYLPKLKKKYQPHFTIVNGENAAHGKGLTEKIYHELLQAGADVLTMGNHTWDKRDIFDFIDDAANIVRPANFPQGTPGKGLTFIKKQGKELAVINLQGRTFLPPIDCPFQKVDELIAEASKRTPFIFIDFHGEATSEKLAMGWYTDGRASCVVGTHTHVQTADNRVLPKGTAYISDVGMTGPYDGILGVDRETIIKRFKTSLPVRFDIAEGRTTLSAVIVEIDEQSKKAVKIDRILINDDHIFFE, translated from the coding sequence ATGAAAATATTATTTGTTGGAGATATCGTCGGTTCACCTGGCAGAGATACACTGAAAGAATACTTGCCGAAACTTAAGAAAAAATATCAGCCGCACTTTACAATTGTCAATGGAGAAAACGCGGCTCACGGGAAAGGTCTCACTGAAAAAATCTATCACGAGCTGCTGCAAGCAGGAGCTGACGTGCTCACAATGGGCAACCATACATGGGATAAAAGAGACATTTTCGATTTCATCGATGATGCAGCCAATATTGTTCGTCCTGCCAACTTCCCGCAAGGTACGCCTGGAAAAGGACTCACCTTCATTAAAAAGCAAGGAAAAGAATTGGCTGTCATCAACTTACAAGGACGTACTTTTTTACCTCCAATTGACTGCCCGTTTCAAAAAGTAGATGAATTAATTGCAGAAGCATCCAAACGTACACCATTTATTTTTATTGATTTTCATGGTGAAGCCACAAGTGAAAAGCTAGCAATGGGCTGGTATACAGATGGTCGTGCATCATGTGTTGTTGGAACGCATACACATGTTCAAACAGCTGATAACCGCGTATTGCCAAAAGGAACTGCGTATATTTCGGATGTTGGCATGACAGGTCCTTATGATGGCATTTTAGGTGTTGACCGGGAAACGATCATTAAGCGATTCAAAACGAGCCTTCCTGTCCGCTTTGACATTGCGGAAGGACGTACTACATTAAGTGCAGTGATCGTAGAAATTGACGAACAGTCGAAAAAAGCTGTCAAAATTGATCGAATTTTGATAAATGATGACCATATTTTCTTTGAATAA
- the spoVS gene encoding stage V sporulation protein SpoVS gives MEILKVSAKSNPNSVAGALAGVLRERGAAEIQAIGAGALNQAVKAVAIARGFVAPSGVDLICIPAFTDILIDGEERTAIKLIVEPR, from the coding sequence ATGGAAATTTTAAAAGTTTCAGCAAAGTCAAATCCGAATTCAGTAGCAGGAGCATTAGCCGGCGTTTTACGTGAACGCGGTGCAGCAGAAATACAAGCAATCGGTGCTGGAGCGCTGAATCAGGCAGTCAAGGCAGTGGCCATTGCAAGGGGATTTGTTGCGCCTAGCGGAGTGGATTTGATATGCATTCCAGCCTTTACTGACATTCTTATCGATGGAGAAGAAAGAACAGCAATCAAACTGATTGTTGAGCCACGATAA